From Dehalobacter sp.:
AGAATACTACAATACCAAAAGGATTAAAAGCAAATTGAAAGGACTGAGTCCTGTTCAATACAGGATCCAGTCCTCCAGCGCAGCTTAATTATATTCTGTCCAGATTTTGGGGTTCAGTTCATTATTGACGTCCTTCATTGGGGCTAAGTTGTGATACAGCCCCCAGTGATATAACATTTTACTTCTTGGTAACGTCAGACCTATGAATAGAGCATGAGCAGCGTTAAAGCCAACTCAACCCCATCTTTTTCCTGATCTGAATTAAGAAACTGTGATAAAATTCTTTCCCTTGCCATTTTAAAGATCATTTCCATGTCACTCATCTTAAGAACACCCTCCTATTCTTTAGGGTTCCATATTTATTTTCAGATAACAGATGGAAGTTTCTATTACTTAGAGCCATATTCCACAATAAATTCCGTAACAGCTTTTAAATTTTCTGCCTTGGCATCATTTTTGGTTGCCAAAACTTTGTCCGGTGCAAAGACAAATCCGCCGCCCGGAGCCAAATCATCGATTAATCCCTTGGCAACTTCGATACATTTTTCCTTTGTTCCGTAGTACAGGTCGTTTGTCCGTAAGCCACCGGCAATACACATCGTTTTTCCTAAGGCTTTCTTCGCTTTTCTGAGATCGTCTTCTTCAAAGAATCCAATAACCGATCCTTTTGGAAGCTCCTGGATGTACTCGTACAAATGTTCCCAATTCTTTTCAAATAGAATGAGAATCTTGACACCTCTTGCTGCAACTGCTTCAACATATTTTTTAAAGGATGGCCAGTAAACCTTTTCAAACTCTTTCGCTCTGATAAATTGCGGCAAATGCAGATATAAATGAACATATTTGTCATCAGAAACAGTACGCATTTTTCCAAATGTGTCTTTTACCATAGGGTCGACCATTGCCATGCAGGCTTCAGCCACTTTATCAGGACATTTTTTAATATCCCTCATAATCCCTTTGAAATCCCTTAAATAGTCCATTATCATATCACCGGGCATAAAATGGTTTACACCCGCGTTAGTTATCGGAAGTCCATGTTCAGTTTTAAACCTATCCGCCAACATCTTTGTTGTTTGACCAAATTTGAAGAAGATGGAAAGCGAATTGGCATATTTCGCAAACTTTTCTTCTAGCGTCCCCTCTTGGAAAATCTTATGTTTTCTAGGAAGAATTTTGTCGCGGATAAATTTCATCGGATCGGCAATAAGCTCATCATACTCTTCTACTGCCATAATTTCCGAATGACCGGTGGCGATTTGAATGGTTTCCGTCGCATTGTTAAAAATTCCGCCGCCTAAGGAATACACAAAATTAAGGGGAAAGGTTACGCGTGAAGCGAGTGCACCGTCAAAGGGAAAATCTGTTAAGGCCTTGGAATAAGCTTTGTATTCAAGTTCTACATCTTTTAATGCTTCTTCTAAGGTTGTCCCATAATAAGAAAGAGCCCAATTATCAACCAGACCATAAATAGGAACCCTATCCGGTTCTCTTAATTCGATGGCATCTTTGAGCCTTTTGACACGCTCATCATACAATTTCATTTTATCACTCATACTAGATCCTCCTGTGCTATTTATTCACAAGTTTTCTTCGTTGCGGGTTTTCCTCTGATACTGATTTGGCGGTTATCACATAACCCTTACGATTAACCCACCCACTTCTGGCATATTTTTACACCTTCTGCTGCATTCGAGGTAAATGCATCAGCGCAAATTGTTTCACAAGCTTCCTTCGTTACAGGGTTTCCACCGATAATAACTTTAACATTGTTGCGTAATCCCGCTTCTTCTAAAGCCTCAACAATATTTTTCATCGATTCCAATGCCAAAGTCAAAACACCGCTTAAACCAACAATTGTAGGATTTACTTCTTTTACTTTTTTTACAAATTCACCTGCAGATTGATCGATACCCAGGTCGTATACTTTAAAACCAGCTGCTTCAGCCATGCTCTTAAAAATGTTTTTTCCAATGTCATGCAAGTCGCCTGCAACAGTTCCAAGCACCATTGAACCGACAGTTCCAGCATTTTGGGTGTCCATAACCGGCTTTAAAATATCAATTGCACTGGTTAACAACTCCCCGGCAAAGATCAAATCACCGACAAAGTATTCCCCCTTTTCAAAAAAATCTCCAACTACTGACATCCCGCTCTGACAAGCAGCTACCACCTTTTTTGTTTCATCTGGACTGGGATTTGTGTTAACAAAGTCATTCAGCATTTCAACTACTTTTTCTTCATCAAGTTCTCCAATTTTCTGTGTTAATAGCGACAAATTCATTTTAATTTACCTCCAGTATTTAAAAATTATTAATATAATGTTAACCTATTAATTTAAAAAAATTATTGCCGAAAAATTGATAACGTTATCTTCTTTTAAGTTGTATTGTATATACATTTATATATATTTTCATTAGTAAATACTACTCATATTTTAAATATTTTTTGTTGTGCAAGTCTGCAACATCCCAAGAAAAAGTTAAAGACGCCAAAAAATTTCCAGCGACCCTTACAAAGGCGACGCTGGAAATTTTTTACCTATACTTGTTGGATTAATATTTGAACTTATACATTTCCGGCCATTCCAACCACCATTTATATTTATCGACAATCTCTGTGCCATAACCAAACATATCGTCGATACCTTTTAAGAGGCTTGAGGCAGCTTCTCCTTTGCTTCCGATCCAGATTCCGGCCTCATGAAACCATGAACTTTCCTTGGAGCTCCATGGACAAACTTTAATACAAACGCCGCAGCTAACTCCTTGATCATTGCTTGCCCTAAATTGTGCACACTTTTTGAAATCGCTGTTCCAACGCAAATAGCCGTTATATTCAACCATGTCCTTATCACGCGTGATAGCTTGGGAAGGACAATTATCGGAGCACTTATTGCACACACGGCAGAAATCCGCCATTCCGAAATCAATCGGTTTATCCGGGACCAAAGGCAAGTCCGTGGTGATCGCTGCCACTTTGTTGCGGAACCCCATGCGCGGATGGGCTACACAGTCCCCTGTCCGAGTAAGTTCCCCCATCCCTGCAGCGATTAAGCAGGGCGCCATTACGGCACCATAGTTGCCAAAATGGTGTGCTCTGGCGTGGTATCCAAGCTCTCTGATGTATTTAGCCATAATTATAGAAATGTTGGCGGTCGCATGATAACACCGGAAAGATTGGGAATCTGAAATTCCGTCATATCCGGTTGAGGCCAAGTAAGTCTCTAAATGCTGCTCAACCGCAACAACGATGACATAAGGCATCTTCTCCGTAAAGGGTACATCTTGAAGAGGAGTTCCCCTTGGAACCATACCGCCGATAATTCCCATCATCGGGGGATTCATTTTATCAGAGTAATAACCGTATTCAGGCATTTTCCCGATTCCAACTTCATCAGCTCTTAGATAATAAGCAACATCCTTAATATGCATGGACATTTGCTCGGGATCAGGTATCGGAAGTTTTTCCTTTTTGGGCTGACCATCAACGATGTTTTCTCCGAATATGGGGGAAATAGCCCAGCCAAGCGCATCACTCAGCGGGTGTCTAATACCGATCGTATAGAACCCCGCCTGTGCTTTGGGTCCTAAAAGACCTTGGGCAACTAACGCAAATCCCATTTCTTTTTCTTTAAACTTCTTTACCGTCCCGACAATTTTGGATGTGCCAAGCCATTGGTCATTGTACTCTGCGAAGCTGACGGAAGCGCCTCCATAATTAGGCTCGGGTTTCAACTTAGACCATTGTCCTTTTTTGGGGGTAATGTATTCGTAGTTGCTTACCGCAGCTTCAGCTATTTTTGAGGGCGCTTTGATCGCGCCAAGTACTCCCATTGCAGCTGCAGCCGCTCCTGTTTTCAAGAAGCCGCGACGGCTTACCGGAAATCTTTTTTCCGGAGTATTTTTACTTTCTAAAGAATCTGTCATTTCTTTTTACCTCCTTTCATGCTGATACCGATTCACTGTCTTTTACTTTTTTAGTACCGATAAATCCTAGCAGGCGCGCTAGAATCACGGCAATTACAACTGCGATTCCTCCAAATAAGAAGATGGCTGTACTTGTTGCCTTGGCGTGACCGACAGCGGCATTAATGTAAACAAAGGAGATCCCCATCCATAAGACAATGCTCCCAATAACGTATAAAGCCCAAACAAGCACGGTCTTCCACATGACATCCTTTTTTGCATGTGGTTTAATAAACAAAATTCCAGCTAAAAATAATATCCCAGCAAAAAAAATCAATACAGTACCCATAGCTTTTTTCACCTCCCTCATTGCGGAACTATTTTTATTTCATGCGCCATTCGCTAATAATATAAAGCATCATATTAAAATCTTCTGTGTTACTATGCACATAATAATTGGCTACCATCAGGTAAAAAAAATTTATTTGATTAGTTCAAGTACCTCTTCAACTACAATGTCGGAGAAAATATCGTATACCTTGTCACCGGTTTCTTTCGTAGCGATTTGTGGATCGCCTAAATATGCCAACGGGGCGCCTACATCTTTCCAGTCGTTTTTACCAGCAGAAATTCTCTCAAAGAGATGTTCTGCCTCATAATTAGGTTTTAGCTTAATTAATTCTTCCTGATCCACTAATTCGGGATATTTAAGTAAAATTAAACCCGTTTCCCATTCTCCGGCATGAAAATCCCATTCCGGATGTTCTCCTTTGCATACTGAACTCATTCTAGGCAGTCCATGATGAAACCACGCGGATACCTTAACATTTAATCCATCTTTTTTCAGTGAAGCTCTTTTGATTCCTTCTTTGATCGCTTCGTTATTTTGAGGTTCGCCATGAGCGCATATAATGACTATTTTATTAAAGCCCCATTTGGCTAAGCCAAGACAAACGTCTTCTACAATATTAGCAACAGTTTCAAATTTCAGAGTGATATTGCCATCAAATGAGTTCGCAATATCAGCTAAAGTATAATGAAGTGTGGGAGCTATTAATGTTTCAATACCTTTGTCTTTCAATTTCTGGGCAGCCCGTTCAGTCATTTCGTTAGCGCTAACTACATCAACCATCATTGGCAGATGTGTCCCATGAACTTCGCATGGACCCATTGGAAATAGGGCAATGTTTGTTTTTTCTTTTAAATTCCTAACTTGCTTTGTTGTCATATTAGACAGATAGTTAAGTTTCATTATACGTATCCCCTTTTATTTTTATTTGGCATATGTTTTTTTACCTCATACGCCATTCGTTAACAATATAAAGCATAATATTGAAATCTTCTGTGTTATTATTCACATGGATATGCGAACACATATTTCATTTTAAGCCAAATATAGCATGAAGAAATGCCTGATTCTTGGCATTCTTCATGCTATATTAATGCGATTCTCATTTTATAAAATGAAAAAATTATTTTATGATAGTCACTAATCAATACTCAAATAAATCATTTTTTAAGATAAATATACCGCCCATTTCTAGAATAAAATTTTCAGCGGCGCCTTCTGCAGGCACCGCTGAACCAATCTCATAAATTCATTTGGAATAATGATTTTACATTTTAATTTTATACATTTCCGGATATTCTATCCACCATTTATATTTATCGACCATTTCAGTACCATAACCAAACATATCATCGATACTTTTTAATAAGCGTGCAGAAGACTCTCCGTGGCTGCCGATCCAAACACCGGCCTCATGGAACCACGAATCCTCCTTGGAACTCCATGGGCATACTTTAATACAGCGCCCGCACATATATCCTTCTTCATTTGATGTTCTAAATATTGTACATTTTTTGAAATCGCTGTTCCAACGCATATAGCCGTTATACTCGACCATGTCACGATCAGTTGTAATCGCTCCGTTCGGGCAATTCTCCGCACATTTATTGCATACTCTGCAAAAATCTAGCATTCCAAAGTCAATCGGTTTATCCGGCACCAAAGGCAAATCCGTGGTAATAGCCGCTACCTTGTTGCGGAATCCCATGCGAGGATGGGCTACACAGTCTCCTGTCCGGGTAAGCTCCCCCATCCCTGCAGCTATTAGACAAGGCCCCATAACTGCTATATAATTGGTATAATGAGATGCTCTGGCATGATAACCCAATTCTCTGATGTATTGAGCCATTATTACGGCAATGTTAGCTGTAGCGTGATAACACCGGGTAGATTGGCTATTGGAGATTCCATCATATCCAGTTGACGCTAAAAAAGTTTCCAAATGCTGCTCAACCGCGACAACAATCACATAAGGCATCCTCTCGGTAACCGGTTTTTCTCCGACGGGAAGCTTAAATCCACCGCCGAAAAGTCCGGGATCCATTTGAGCAGAATAATAAGCGTATTCAGGCATTTTTCCGATTCCGACTTCATCAGCTCTCAGATAATAAGCCAAATCCTTAATATGCTTGCTCATTTGCTCAGGGTCAGGTATTGGAAGTTTGTTTTGTTTGGGTACACCATCAACCATTTTTTCATCGGCCATAGCATGTACTGCAAAGCCTAAAGCGCTACCCAGTGGATATCTTGGTTGAAAAAGCCCACCCTGTGACTTTGCCCCTAAAAGCCCTTGAGCAGACAGCGAAAATCCCATATCTTTTTCACTGGTATTTTTCACAGTACCAACGATTTTCGATGTCCCAAGCCACTGGTCATTATACTCTGCATAACTGACAGAAGCACCCCCGTAATTAGGTTCAGGCCTCAATTTTGACCATTGACCTTTATTCCCCGCAATAAAGTCGTAGTTGGTTACAGTTGCAGCTTCAGCAATCTTAGAGGGGGCCTTTATCGCTCCAAGGGCACCCATGGCAGCTACCGCCACACCTGTTTTCAGGAAGCCGCGACGGTTCACCTGAATTTTTTTTTCAGGATTGTTTTTACTTTCAATGGAATCTAGCATCCCTTTTACTCCTTTCATGCCTGTACCGACTTGTTGTCATTTACTTTTTTGTTGCCGATGAAACCCAACATACGTGCCAGGATCACAGCAACGACTACCGCAATTCCTCCAAATAAGAAGATAGCTGTACTTGTTGCCTTAGCGTGGCCGACACTGGCATTGATGTAAACAAAAGAGATTCCCATCCATAAGACTGCGTTGCCAATACCATATAAAGCCCAAACAAGCACGGTCTTCCACATGACCTCTTTTGTGGCACGTGGTTTAATACATAAGATTCCGGCTAAAAATAGAATCCCAAACAAGAAAATCAAAAAAATACTCATGGCTTTTTTCACCTCCTTTTATTGACTGACAGTAGATTCTCGGAAACTCTCAACTCAGTCTTATCAAACTAGTTATCCATGATTCCGAGTTACTATACTAATATTGTATATAGCCCTACTTCTTGGCGTATTTAGCGATCACTGCTTTTAACAATATTTTGACTTTGCTTTGCTCGCCAATTCCAGATGGAATTGCCTACAGTAACAATTTAACCTATAGAAGGGGCATCTATTTAAGAAATAACCGACTGTTTTGCTAATACTCCTAGTGGGCTACTGGCAAGCCGCCCTGAAGATGAAAATAAAAAAACTGCTTTAGCATATTACTGAGAAAAGCAGTTCTTAATAGCAATTAGTAAGATATTCCCACATCAATCATCTCTTTTAATTTTTCTAAATCATAAATAATAATTACCTTTCTTTTTTTTATTAAAATTTTTTCTTTTCTTAAACTTGCAAGTATCTTACTGACTGTAACATAATGAATCCCGGTTATTTCAGAAATCATTTTATTGGACAAAGCTATTTTTATTTCCCAATGATCAATATTAGATTCTCCGTTCGATTTGTAAAGTTCATAAAACAATCGTAAGACCCTTACAGAAGGGGCATATTGCTTCATTTCAGTGAAATGTTTTAAAAAATATAATGCCTTGGCACTAATATTTCTAAAGAAATCAAAAATTATTTGTTCGTCTTGTTTAAAGATTAGAAGCAGTTGCTCTTTAGTGAAAAAGCATACCTTACTATCCTCAATCGCAACAATCTGAATTCCATCTTCTTCAGATTTAAACAATCTATTCATAAGACTATGCCGCCCGGCAGTGTACATTAATATTTCCCTGCCCTCATCCACGATCGTATAAACATTAAATCTCCCAGAGATTACATATATTGCCCTATCCAGTATTTCATCAGGAAATACTACGATCTCTCCCTTTCCATAGTTACGTATGAATCCTAAATGGCAATAATCTAAAAGTTTACTGATAGGATAAAATGTATCTGGCAGGATATAACTTTTAAGAAGTTGATCCATTTTTTTATCCCTCCATACTGCGAGATTTGATGGACGCCTTAGGCAAGACAACAAGGCTAAATTATTATTCTCATTCTCATTATTAATTATAATTGAATAATTGACCTAAAAAAATAGCCATGGCTATTTTACCGTTATTTTTTAGTCCTGGCTATATTGCTACTATTTCAAACTTCACTTCAATTTTACAGTAACTTTGACTGCGTCTATTTCTACGGCTACTTCAGAATTTTTTCATTACCTGCTCTATCTGTTCATAATCTTTCTAAAAATATTTTCTATGTCAAAAAAGAGAAAGCAGGGATTTAGAATTACTGCTTTCTCTTAATAACAAACTATCATGATATCATTTTATTTTCATCCAGTCATTAATTAAATTTTTAAGTCCTTGCAAGTCAAAGACTGTGATCTTATTTGTGGTTTTATGCAAAATATTTTCTTTTCTTAGATATCCAAATAGTTTGCAGATAGTCACATAGTGAATACCTGTCATCTCTGAGATAGACTTTTGGGATAATTTAACGTCAATTTGATAAACGCCATCAACCAATTTCCCCTGATTAAGACAAAGATCATAAAGTAAACGCAAGACCCGGGCTGATGGGCTATAAAGGGCCATCTCATGGGTTTCCCGCATAAAATAACTACATTTCGACGAATAGGATGTAATGAATTCAAAAATCATTTCTTTATCCATCTGGAAGATTTCTGAAAGTTGTTCTTTGGAGAAAAAACATACTGTGCTGTCCTCTACGGAAACAACATGAACAAAACAGGGATCAACTGGGAATAATCTGTCGGAAAAGGTATAAGGGCCCGCATAGAACATTATTTTTTTTCGTCCATCTTCATTAAGAAAACTTATACTTAGTTTTCCGGAAAGCACATAGACGATTCTATCTATTAACTCTCCGGGCAAAACAATGGAATCCCCTTTACGATATTCACGGACAACACCCATGTTAATATAATTTTGCAGCTTTTTCATCGGATAAAAATGATTCGGTAAGGCCCCATAATTATTTGCTATTTTTTCCATACTTTTATTCTCCCGCAAATATGACATCATTAAATTTAGACAATAAATTTAAATTATTATACTCCTTTATAAATGATTAAACTATAAACTGCTATACAATTGGACAAAGATCTTATCTTTTGAATCAATATTAACATAGAATAAGAATTCTGTATGTTATCCAGCATACAAATGTAGAAAATGTTGAATACAATCAAAAAGGCAAGAAGCAGCTTTAAGCTGCTTCTCCTAATTCTATACATAGTAAGATGGAAGAATACCTCATTGACACTATCCTTTTGCCAAATTCTCCTCCAGCAAAAAATCCATAGCTGCTCTTCTCAAAAGTTGGGTCTCCATCATCTTTAGCTCTCCGGACAGACCGGCTTCCTGATCATCTTGCCGGCTTTTCTTAAACTGTTCTTTTACCTGCTTCATTTCTTCACTAGTAAGCCGAATCCCTTCCGCTTGAATCACTGCATCCAAGATTTTT
This genomic window contains:
- a CDS encoding IS3 family transposase, producing EYYNTKRIKSKLKGLSPVQYRIQSSSAA
- a CDS encoding cobalamin-dependent protein (Presence of a B(12) (cobalamin)-binding domain implies dependence on cobalamin itself, in one of its several forms, or in some unusual lineages, dependence on a cobalamin-like analog.) is translated as MNLSLLTQKIGELDEEKVVEMLNDFVNTNPSPDETKKVVAACQSGMSVVGDFFEKGEYFVGDLIFAGELLTSAIDILKPVMDTQNAGTVGSMVLGTVAGDLHDIGKNIFKSMAEAAGFKVYDLGIDQSAGEFVKKVKEVNPTIVGLSGVLTLALESMKNIVEALEEAGLRNNVKVIIGGNPVTKEACETICADAFTSNAAEGVKICQKWVG
- a CDS encoding reductive dehalogenase, with protein sequence MTDSLESKNTPEKRFPVSRRGFLKTGAAAAAMGVLGAIKAPSKIAEAAVSNYEYITPKKGQWSKLKPEPNYGGASVSFAEYNDQWLGTSKIVGTVKKFKEKEMGFALVAQGLLGPKAQAGFYTIGIRHPLSDALGWAISPIFGENIVDGQPKKEKLPIPDPEQMSMHIKDVAYYLRADEVGIGKMPEYGYYSDKMNPPMMGIIGGMVPRGTPLQDVPFTEKMPYVIVVAVEQHLETYLASTGYDGISDSQSFRCYHATANISIIMAKYIRELGYHARAHHFGNYGAVMAPCLIAAGMGELTRTGDCVAHPRMGFRNKVAAITTDLPLVPDKPIDFGMADFCRVCNKCSDNCPSQAITRDKDMVEYNGYLRWNSDFKKCAQFRASNDQGVSCGVCIKVCPWSSKESSWFHEAGIWIGSKGEAASSLLKGIDDMFGYGTEIVDKYKWWLEWPEMYKFKY
- a CDS encoding dehalogenase, producing MGTVLIFFAGILFLAGILFIKPHAKKDVMWKTVLVWALYVIGSIVLWMGISFVYINAAVGHAKATSTAIFLFGGIAVVIAVILARLLGFIGTKKVKDSESVSA
- a CDS encoding creatininase family protein, which gives rise to MKLNYLSNMTTKQVRNLKEKTNIALFPMGPCEVHGTHLPMMVDVVSANEMTERAAQKLKDKGIETLIAPTLHYTLADIANSFDGNITLKFETVANIVEDVCLGLAKWGFNKIVIICAHGEPQNNEAIKEGIKRASLKKDGLNVKVSAWFHHGLPRMSSVCKGEHPEWDFHAGEWETGLILLKYPELVDQEELIKLKPNYEAEHLFERISAGKNDWKDVGAPLAYLGDPQIATKETGDKVYDIFSDIVVEEVLELIK
- a CDS encoding reductive dehalogenase — protein: MLDSIESKNNPEKKIQVNRRGFLKTGVAVAAMGALGAIKAPSKIAEAATVTNYDFIAGNKGQWSKLRPEPNYGGASVSYAEYNDQWLGTSKIVGTVKNTSEKDMGFSLSAQGLLGAKSQGGLFQPRYPLGSALGFAVHAMADEKMVDGVPKQNKLPIPDPEQMSKHIKDLAYYLRADEVGIGKMPEYAYYSAQMDPGLFGGGFKLPVGEKPVTERMPYVIVVAVEQHLETFLASTGYDGISNSQSTRCYHATANIAVIMAQYIRELGYHARASHYTNYIAVMGPCLIAAGMGELTRTGDCVAHPRMGFRNKVAAITTDLPLVPDKPIDFGMLDFCRVCNKCAENCPNGAITTDRDMVEYNGYMRWNSDFKKCTIFRTSNEEGYMCGRCIKVCPWSSKEDSWFHEAGVWIGSHGESSARLLKSIDDMFGYGTEMVDKYKWWIEYPEMYKIKM
- a CDS encoding dehalogenase translates to MSIFLIFLFGILFLAGILCIKPRATKEVMWKTVLVWALYGIGNAVLWMGISFVYINASVGHAKATSTAIFLFGGIAVVVAVILARMLGFIGNKKVNDNKSVQA
- a CDS encoding Crp/Fnr family transcriptional regulator, with the protein product MDQLLKSYILPDTFYPISKLLDYCHLGFIRNYGKGEIVVFPDEILDRAIYVISGRFNVYTIVDEGREILMYTAGRHSLMNRLFKSEEDGIQIVAIEDSKVCFFTKEQLLLIFKQDEQIIFDFFRNISAKALYFLKHFTEMKQYAPSVRVLRLFYELYKSNGESNIDHWEIKIALSNKMISEITGIHYVTVSKILASLRKEKILIKKRKVIIIYDLEKLKEMIDVGISY
- a CDS encoding Crp/Fnr family transcriptional regulator → MEKIANNYGALPNHFYPMKKLQNYINMGVVREYRKGDSIVLPGELIDRIVYVLSGKLSISFLNEDGRKKIMFYAGPYTFSDRLFPVDPCFVHVVSVEDSTVCFFSKEQLSEIFQMDKEMIFEFITSYSSKCSYFMRETHEMALYSPSARVLRLLYDLCLNQGKLVDGVYQIDVKLSQKSISEMTGIHYVTICKLFGYLRKENILHKTTNKITVFDLQGLKNLINDWMKIK